A stretch of Gossypium hirsutum isolate 1008001.06 chromosome A06, Gossypium_hirsutum_v2.1, whole genome shotgun sequence DNA encodes these proteins:
- the LOC121230503 gene encoding uncharacterized protein, producing the protein MVEYEAEFLWLSRYVRDMVATEYERCVRFEDHLRDNLRVLIAPQKEQDFATLVDKAKITEEVKHVKRQNRERGRSKRDLEPSSSVQRPKKKARVDGLIRIGDPIAATGQFPCTDCGRHHLGECSKRTRACLRCGSLEHHIRDCLRRGAGHTEARQPALVYATRHQDDGDASDVITDRGTTHSYISSTVPEISGILIENTTNEVTVLSPLGQSIRVNKLFKNVPLEVQGAIFLADLMELPFGKFEMILGMDWLVKHRVSLDCATKRVVLITVEDSEVVIIGERRNYLSNVISTLRVEKFVCKGCAAYLAYISVSDSEDSSVKDIKTVKDFLNVFPEELFRLPPNQGFSLIAAPLSKLLRKGVLFNWNNAQ; encoded by the exons ATGGttgagtatgaggctgaatttctgtGGCTGAGCCGCTATGTACGAGATATGGTGGCCACAGAGTATGAGCGATGTGTTCGCTTCGAGGATCACCTcagggataatctgagggttctgatagctccacagaaggAGCAAGACTTTGCTACTTTGGTTGATAAGGCAAAGATCACCGAGGAAGTAAAGCATGTTAAGCGCCAGAACCGAGAGAGAGGTAGGAGCAAGAGGGATTTGGAGCCCTCAAGTtctgttcagaggcctaagaaaaaggccagggTTGATGGGTTGATCAGAATTGGGGACCCTATTGCTGCTACTGGACAGTTTCCATGTACTGATTGTGGTAGACACCATCTAGGTGAGTGTTCGAAAAGGACTAGAGCATGCTTGAGGTGCGGTTCTTTGGAGCACCATATTAGGGATTGTCTGCGGAG aggtgctggtcatactgaggcgaggcagccggCTCTAGTTTATGCTACACGTCACCAAGATGATGGAGATGCTTCGGATGTCATCACAG atAGAGGAACCACTCACTCATATATATCTTCTACTGTGCCCGAAATCTCGGGTATATTGATTGAGAACACTACGAATGAGGTCACTGTACTGAGTCCGTTGGGGCAATCGATAAgggtgaataaattgtttaaaaatgtccctttggaggttcaaggggCTATCTTCCTGGCTGATCTGATGGAATTGCCTTTTGGAAAATTTGAAATGATACTaggaatggactggttggttaaACATCGAGTGAGCCtagattgtgccacaaaaagggtTGTATTGATAACTGTAGAGGATAGCGAGGTAGTCATAATTGGAGAGCGTCGGAACTACTTGTCGAATGTGATTTCTACATTGAGGGTCGAGAAGTTTGTTTGTAAGGGATGTGCAGCGTATCTGGCCTACATCAGTGTCTCAGATTCTGAGGATTCTTCGGTTAAGGATATAAAGACAGTTAAAGACTTTTtgaatgtttttcctgaagagctatTTAGGCTACCTCCGAATC AGGGTTTTTCACTGATTGCTGCACCTTTGAGTAAGCTGCTACGCAAGGGTGTGCTGTTTAACTGGAATAATGCAcagtaa